One genomic window of Halococcus sediminicola includes the following:
- the rqcH gene encoding ribosome rescue protein RqcH, giving the protein MNPKRELTSVDLAALVTELGSYAGAKLDKAYLYGDDLLRLKLRDFERGRVELMIEVGETKRAHVVSPEHVPDAPGRPPGFAKMLRNRLSGADFAGVSQFGFDRILTFEFEREDRNTQVVAELFGEGNIAVLDATGEVVDCLNTVRLQSRTVAPGAQYEFPSSRFDPLAVEYEGFVARMEESNTDLVRTLATQLNFGGLYGEELCTRAGVEKELAIEEAGEQEFEALYDALERLAEQLSSGDFDPRIYRDDGEPVDVTPFALEERAGLDSEEFDSFTAALDAYFVELDTTEDEESGGRDRPDFEDDIERQKRIIDQQEGAIEDFDAQSDRERAKAESLYANYELVDEVLSTVRNARAEGIGWEAIDERFAEGSERGIPAAEAVTGVEPSEGTVTMEIDDRDVELDPQEGVEQNADRLYREAKRVVEKKEGAEEAVAETRAELEEIERRREQWEAGDVEDDSDEESEDIDWLSRRSIPVRKNEQWYERFRWFHTTDGFLVLGGRNADQNEDLVKKYLDRGDRFFHTQVQGGPVTVLKATGPSEPTREVDIPDRSLEEAAQFAVSYSTVWKSGRFAGDAYMADPDQVSKTPESGEYLEKGGFAIRGDRTYFRDTPVGVAVGITCEPETRVIGGPPAAITDRTETAITVEPGQYAQNDAAKRLYREFREHFRDTSFVRKVASPDLIAEFLPPGGSRVIE; this is encoded by the coding sequence ATGAATCCGAAACGCGAGTTGACGAGTGTGGACCTCGCGGCGCTCGTCACCGAACTCGGGAGCTACGCGGGGGCGAAACTCGACAAGGCCTACCTCTACGGCGACGATCTCCTTCGATTGAAACTCAGGGATTTCGAGCGCGGACGGGTCGAACTCATGATCGAGGTCGGCGAGACCAAGCGCGCACACGTCGTCTCGCCCGAGCACGTCCCCGACGCGCCGGGTCGTCCGCCGGGCTTTGCGAAGATGCTCAGGAATCGTCTCTCGGGTGCGGATTTCGCCGGTGTCTCGCAGTTCGGTTTCGACAGGATCCTCACCTTCGAGTTCGAGCGCGAGGATCGGAACACACAGGTCGTCGCCGAACTGTTCGGCGAGGGTAACATTGCCGTGCTCGACGCGACCGGTGAGGTGGTCGACTGTCTGAACACCGTCCGACTTCAGTCTCGGACCGTGGCCCCGGGCGCACAGTACGAGTTCCCCTCCTCCCGGTTCGACCCGCTCGCGGTCGAGTACGAGGGGTTCGTCGCGCGGATGGAGGAGTCGAACACCGACCTCGTGCGCACGCTCGCCACCCAACTCAACTTCGGCGGTTTGTATGGCGAAGAACTCTGTACCCGCGCGGGCGTCGAAAAGGAGTTGGCCATCGAAGAGGCCGGCGAGCAGGAGTTCGAGGCACTCTACGATGCGCTCGAGCGACTCGCCGAACAGCTATCGAGCGGCGATTTCGACCCGCGTATCTACCGCGACGACGGCGAACCGGTCGACGTCACCCCATTTGCGCTCGAAGAGCGCGCCGGACTGGACAGTGAAGAATTCGACTCGTTCACCGCGGCGCTCGATGCGTACTTCGTCGAACTCGACACCACCGAGGACGAGGAGAGCGGCGGGCGCGACCGGCCGGATTTCGAGGACGATATCGAACGCCAAAAGCGCATCATCGACCAGCAGGAGGGTGCCATCGAGGACTTCGACGCACAGTCCGACCGCGAGCGCGCGAAGGCCGAGTCGCTGTACGCGAACTACGAACTCGTCGACGAGGTCCTTTCGACGGTGCGGAACGCCCGCGCGGAGGGCATCGGCTGGGAGGCCATCGACGAACGGTTCGCCGAGGGCAGCGAGCGCGGCATCCCGGCCGCCGAGGCCGTCACGGGCGTCGAGCCGAGCGAGGGCACCGTCACGATGGAAATCGACGACCGCGACGTGGAACTCGACCCGCAGGAGGGTGTCGAGCAGAACGCCGACCGGCTGTATCGGGAGGCAAAGCGCGTCGTCGAAAAGAAGGAAGGCGCGGAGGAGGCCGTCGCCGAGACCCGTGCCGAGTTGGAAGAAATCGAACGCCGGCGCGAACAGTGGGAGGCCGGCGATGTCGAGGACGATTCCGACGAGGAGAGCGAGGACATCGACTGGCTCTCGCGGCGGTCGATTCCCGTTCGCAAAAACGAGCAGTGGTACGAGCGGTTCAGATGGTTCCACACGACCGACGGCTTTCTCGTGCTCGGCGGGCGCAACGCCGACCAGAACGAGGACCTCGTGAAGAAGTATCTCGACCGTGGCGACCGCTTCTTCCACACGCAGGTGCAGGGCGGGCCGGTCACGGTGCTCAAAGCCACGGGACCGAGCGAGCCGACCCGCGAGGTGGATATTCCCGACCGTAGTCTGGAGGAAGCCGCTCAGTTCGCCGTCTCGTACTCGACCGTCTGGAAGAGCGGGCGCTTCGCCGGCGACGCCTACATGGCCGACCCCGACCAGGTCTCGAAGACGCCCGAGAGCGGCGAGTACCTCGAAAAGGGCGGGTTCGCCATCCGCGGCGACCGCACCTACTTCCGGGATACGCCTGTCGGCGTCGCCGTGGGAATCACCTGCGAACCGGAGACGCGAGTCATCGGCGGGCCGCCCGCGGCCATCACCGACCGCACCGAGACGGCGATAACTGTAGAACCCGGTCAGTACGCCCAAAACGATGCGGCCAAGCGGCTCTACCGCGAGTTCCGCGAGCACTTTCGGGACACTTCGTTCGTCCGGAAGGTGGCGAGTCCGGACCTCATCGCGGAGTTCCTGCCGCCCGGCGGGAGCCGAGTGATCGAGTAG
- a CDS encoding NAD(P)/FAD-dependent oxidoreductase, with the protein MDDRRSTHGSEERVAIVGAGVAGAGAACALDGTATVTVFEKASRVGGRTATRRNHGCRYDYGANYCKDEAGVGDLLTDLNGEGPIDIDAPVWTFDGSGTVSEGRDTDERKWTYRAGIDQLPKRLFERSDGTVETDTRIGHIERADGWRLENAAGDGLGTFDSVVLTPPAPQTANLLASAAWESDLREELVESIESVPFRTTVSAVLHYPFALDRPYYALVNTDGEHDVGWLSREGCKPGHVPDDESLLIAQMAPDWSAERYGESTEEIAGAAAEMVADLLDDERLADPDWVDSKGWRLAQPDGGVDTERLDRAGEENLFFAGDWVAGEGRIHLALRSGLDAGERVAERA; encoded by the coding sequence ATGGACGACCGACGTTCGACGCACGGCAGCGAGGAGCGAGTCGCCATCGTCGGCGCGGGCGTGGCCGGTGCGGGGGCGGCGTGCGCGCTCGACGGCACGGCGACCGTCACCGTTTTCGAGAAGGCATCGCGCGTCGGCGGCCGGACCGCGACTCGCCGCAATCACGGCTGTCGGTACGACTACGGCGCGAACTACTGCAAGGACGAGGCGGGCGTCGGCGATCTCCTCACCGACCTCAACGGGGAGGGACCGATCGACATCGACGCGCCGGTCTGGACGTTCGACGGCAGTGGGACAGTCAGCGAGGGCCGGGACACCGACGAGCGGAAGTGGACCTACCGCGCGGGCATCGACCAGTTGCCGAAGCGACTGTTCGAGCGGAGCGACGGGACCGTCGAGACGGACACGCGTATCGGACACATCGAACGGGCGGACGGTTGGCGACTCGAAAACGCGGCTGGCGACGGTCTCGGGACCTTCGATTCGGTGGTGCTCACGCCGCCCGCCCCGCAGACGGCGAACTTACTGGCGAGCGCGGCGTGGGAGAGCGACCTTCGGGAGGAACTCGTCGAGAGCATCGAGTCGGTGCCGTTCCGGACGACCGTCTCCGCGGTTCTGCACTATCCCTTTGCACTCGACCGGCCGTACTACGCGCTCGTGAATACTGATGGGGAGCACGACGTCGGCTGGCTCTCCCGGGAGGGATGCAAACCGGGCCACGTGCCGGACGACGAGTCACTCCTGATAGCGCAGATGGCTCCCGACTGGTCGGCCGAACGCTACGGCGAATCCACAGAGGAAATCGCGGGTGCAGCCGCCGAGATGGTCGCGGACCTGCTCGACGACGAGCGCCTCGCCGACCCGGACTGGGTCGATAGCAAGGGCTGGCGGCTCGCCCAGCCCGACGGCGGCGTCGATACTGAACGCCTCGACCGCGCCGGGGAAGAGAACCTCTTCTTCGCCGGCGATTGGGTCGCGGGCGAGGGGCGCATCCATCTCGCGCTCCGGAGCGGTCTCGACGCCGGCGAGCGGGTCGCCGAACGGGCGTAA
- a CDS encoding tRNA uridine(34) 5-carboxymethylaminomethyl modification radical SAM/GNAT enzyme Elp3, which yields MSTEIPPTETEEFERTCEALIERILNDEIERGEVEAAKLEACSTHSAPKVPKNSEILDRAPEGRREELEKVLRRKPVRTASGVSPVAIMTSPHMCPHGQCLYCPGGPGSEFSSAQSYTGHEPAAARGVQNDYDPYGQVTLRLNQLREIGHPVDKVELILMGGTMTARSHDYQEWFVKRALQALNEFDPDAEPTPSESESFAQDPDEYDFRYLEDIIADNETARVRNIGTTFETKPDWCDPEQIDRMLSLGGTKVEVGVQTTYDEINRAMHRGHGTQASVDANRRLRDAGFKVGFHMMPGQPGMSREMCIEDFRRLFEESEWRPDYLKIYPMLIVRGTATYDMWRREEFEPLDNESAAELVAEIKSMIPKYVRLQRVQRDIPADFIDAGVWKSNLRQLARQRMDEHGWTCDCIRCREVGMNEHPPKNVERDVLTYKSGGGTEKFISYEDPDRDLLVGFCRLRFPNDPVRRELENAAIVREIHVYGPMVEVGNESADWQHKGYGEKLLRHAETMADDAGFDKLSVISGIGAREYYRNRGYHQDGPYVSKRL from the coding sequence ATGAGTACCGAGATTCCGCCGACCGAGACCGAGGAATTCGAGCGCACCTGCGAGGCGCTGATAGAGCGGATTCTCAATGATGAAATCGAGCGGGGCGAGGTCGAGGCGGCGAAACTGGAGGCCTGCTCGACCCACTCCGCGCCGAAAGTGCCCAAGAACTCCGAGATCCTGGACCGCGCGCCGGAGGGCCGCCGCGAGGAGTTGGAGAAAGTGCTCCGGCGCAAGCCCGTCCGCACGGCTTCCGGGGTGTCACCAGTGGCGATCATGACCAGCCCGCACATGTGTCCCCACGGGCAGTGTCTCTACTGTCCCGGCGGACCCGGCTCGGAGTTCTCGTCCGCCCAGTCCTATACGGGCCACGAGCCGGCCGCCGCGCGCGGCGTCCAGAACGACTACGATCCCTACGGGCAGGTCACGCTTCGCCTCAATCAGTTGCGCGAGATCGGTCATCCAGTGGACAAAGTCGAACTCATCCTGATGGGCGGAACCATGACCGCCCGCAGCCACGACTATCAGGAGTGGTTCGTCAAGCGGGCGTTGCAGGCGCTGAACGAGTTCGACCCCGATGCCGAGCCGACGCCCTCCGAGAGCGAGAGCTTCGCACAGGACCCCGACGAGTACGACTTTCGGTACCTGGAGGACATCATCGCGGACAACGAGACGGCGCGGGTTCGCAACATCGGGACGACCTTCGAGACCAAACCCGACTGGTGTGACCCCGAACAGATCGACCGGATGCTCTCGCTTGGCGGGACGAAAGTCGAAGTCGGCGTCCAGACCACCTACGACGAGATCAACCGCGCGATGCACCGGGGCCACGGCACGCAGGCCTCCGTAGACGCGAACCGGCGGCTCCGTGATGCGGGATTCAAGGTCGGCTTTCACATGATGCCCGGCCAACCCGGAATGAGCCGGGAGATGTGTATCGAGGATTTCAGACGCTTGTTCGAGGAGTCGGAGTGGCGACCCGACTATCTGAAGATCTATCCGATGCTCATCGTGCGCGGCACCGCGACCTACGACATGTGGCGAAGAGAGGAGTTCGAGCCGCTCGACAACGAGAGCGCGGCCGAGTTGGTCGCCGAGATCAAGTCGATGATCCCGAAGTACGTCCGCCTGCAGCGGGTACAACGGGACATCCCGGCGGACTTCATCGACGCGGGCGTCTGGAAGTCCAACCTCAGACAGCTCGCCCGCCAGCGCATGGACGAACACGGCTGGACGTGCGACTGTATCCGGTGTCGTGAGGTCGGGATGAACGAACACCCGCCGAAAAACGTCGAACGCGACGTACTCACCTACAAATCGGGCGGTGGCACCGAGAAGTTCATCAGCTACGAGGACCCCGACCGCGACCTGCTCGTCGGCTTCTGTCGGCTGCGCTTCCCGAACGACCCCGTGCGCCGGGAACTCGAAAACGCGGCCATCGTCCGCGAAATCCACGTGTACGGGCCGATGGTCGAGGTCGGGAACGAAAGCGCCGACTGGCAGCACAAGGGCTACGGCGAGAAACTGCTTCGTCATGCCGAGACGATGGCTGACGACGCCGGGTTCGACAAACTGAGCGTCATCAGTGGTATCGGTGCCCGCGAATACTATCGGAATCGGGGTTATCATCAGGACGGTCCATACGTGAGCAAACGACTGTAA
- a CDS encoding OB-fold nucleic acid binding domain-containing protein, translated as MGSCIICGTSTDGFICESHEEDVVFEFEGSHANQLTPGRFYRGSVDGFAEFGVFIDIGDSVTGLLHRSELDSRLESLDWDAGDTVYVQVTDVHDNGNVDLTWSIRQADREFRGSLVDTPEGDELPDEAEAADPNEHAVAGRPATDTSEITTDRPRTDGSASADTTADTDERDETNGTDGANERDGAALAEPESESEPEPDADRERVAVEALESRVGDPVRVEGRVASVRQTGGPTVFELRDESGSVDCAAFEEAGVRAYPDVEQGAVVAIEGRVERHRDDLQIEASGLTVLNDEERDAVEDRMETALAERARPEEVEPLADDSAVADRLDDVRDLAGLIRRAVLDSRPVIVRHDASADGYVAASAIERATLPLVRDEHAQSDAEYHYFDRRPLGEGVYDMDSATRDITTMLDANERHDEKFPLFVFCGVGGTQASADGLGLLALYDADRAVIDDEGTGDVEAFVDTTRTTAGALAANVAVHVDPDVRSEIEHLPAVSFWEDSPEAYADLAAEAGYDTERTRDLRESVALVANYQAYEDKRELVADLLFDGRQSLAARLATQFREKLDTAIGTAQAHLERHEIDGTVVNVLDTDAFTHRYDFPPTDLLCDELFRRTCEDATAARSDDREDASVLLGLGEDELLVRHGGDLDIDAVAEDVAERAPEAAVSVGAAGDRLEFLVGERETVREATIEVVAEQA; from the coding sequence ATGGGTAGCTGTATCATCTGCGGCACCTCCACGGACGGCTTCATCTGCGAGAGCCACGAGGAGGACGTCGTCTTCGAATTCGAAGGCTCGCACGCCAACCAACTCACGCCCGGTCGCTTCTACCGCGGTTCGGTCGACGGCTTCGCCGAGTTCGGTGTCTTCATCGACATCGGCGACAGCGTCACCGGTCTGCTCCACCGAAGCGAACTCGACAGCCGGCTCGAAAGTCTCGATTGGGACGCCGGCGACACGGTGTACGTCCAAGTCACCGACGTTCACGACAACGGCAACGTCGACCTCACGTGGTCGATCCGACAGGCCGACCGCGAATTTCGGGGCAGCCTCGTCGACACGCCCGAAGGCGACGAACTCCCCGACGAAGCGGAGGCCGCCGACCCAAATGAGCACGCGGTCGCCGGGCGTCCGGCGACCGACACGAGCGAAATAACGACCGACCGGCCCCGCACCGACGGGAGTGCAAGCGCCGACACGACAGCCGACACCGACGAACGCGATGAAACCAACGGAACCGACGGAGCCAACGAGCGCGACGGTGCGGCGCTCGCCGAACCGGAATCCGAATCAGAGCCGGAACCCGACGCCGACCGCGAGCGCGTCGCCGTCGAGGCCCTCGAATCGCGCGTCGGCGACCCGGTGCGCGTCGAGGGCAGGGTCGCCTCGGTGCGCCAGACCGGCGGCCCGACCGTCTTCGAACTCCGCGACGAGTCCGGATCCGTGGACTGTGCGGCCTTCGAGGAGGCCGGCGTCCGTGCGTACCCCGACGTCGAGCAGGGTGCAGTCGTCGCCATCGAGGGGCGCGTCGAGCGCCACCGCGACGACCTCCAGATCGAGGCGTCGGGACTCACAGTATTGAACGACGAGGAACGCGACGCCGTCGAGGATCGGATGGAGACGGCACTCGCCGAACGAGCCCGACCCGAGGAAGTCGAACCGCTCGCCGACGATAGCGCGGTGGCCGACCGTCTCGACGACGTCCGCGACCTCGCGGGGCTGATCCGCCGCGCCGTGCTCGATTCGCGGCCCGTCATCGTCCGCCACGACGCCAGCGCCGACGGCTACGTCGCCGCAAGCGCCATCGAGCGGGCGACGCTGCCCCTCGTGCGCGACGAACACGCCCAGAGCGACGCCGAGTACCACTACTTCGACCGCCGCCCGCTCGGCGAGGGCGTCTACGACATGGACTCGGCGACCCGGGACATAACCACCATGCTCGACGCCAACGAGCGCCACGACGAGAAGTTCCCCCTGTTCGTCTTCTGTGGCGTCGGCGGGACGCAGGCCTCGGCAGATGGTCTCGGACTCCTCGCGCTTTACGACGCCGACCGGGCCGTCATCGACGACGAAGGGACCGGGGACGTCGAGGCGTTCGTCGACACGACCAGAACGACGGCGGGTGCGCTCGCGGCAAACGTCGCCGTCCACGTCGACCCCGACGTGCGGAGCGAGATCGAGCACCTCCCGGCGGTGAGTTTCTGGGAGGACAGTCCCGAGGCGTACGCCGACCTCGCCGCCGAGGCGGGCTACGACACAGAGCGCACACGTGACCTCCGTGAGTCGGTCGCGCTCGTGGCGAACTACCAGGCCTACGAGGACAAGCGCGAACTCGTCGCGGACCTGCTGTTCGACGGCCGCCAGTCGCTGGCTGCCCGGCTTGCGACCCAGTTCCGCGAGAAACTCGATACGGCCATCGGGACCGCACAGGCCCACCTCGAACGGCACGAGATCGATGGCACGGTCGTGAACGTGCTCGATACGGACGCGTTCACCCATCGCTACGACTTCCCGCCGACCGACCTGCTCTGTGACGAACTCTTCCGGAGGACGTGCGAGGACGCCACCGCAGCGCGAAGCGATGACCGCGAGGACGCCTCCGTACTACTCGGTCTCGGCGAGGACGAACTGCTCGTCCGCCACGGTGGCGACCTCGACATCGACGCCGTGGCCGAGGACGTCGCCGAGCGCGCGCCCGAGGCGGCCGTCTCGGTGGGTGCAGCGGGCGACAGATTGGAGTTCCTCGTCGGCGAGCGCGAAACCGTGCGCGAGGCAACCATCGAAGTCGTCGCCGAGCAGGCCTGA
- a CDS encoding sulfite oxidase: MSDAREGRREEIEAILDRKPGTSETRDETERYTAVGAASRATFGNWLTPIEEHFVLHRNPIPDGDADSWTITLVDDGETELSLAELIEELPTVAVAHTMECAGNGRGQHDPETGNVQWDCEAAGTALWTGTPVSSVLRAAGVDVDTDEDRWLTAIGADSTDEEAFARSIPLSKALDDCVLAHGMNGQPLPDEHGHPVRLVVPGWYGVNSVKWLSELRVMDGMVREGSLDRPGSHARWQQDEYRIHAAGEEPAENETVETTGTWAQLEAGGTAPYTFDETVMSLVGRPTGEDARTQGTIEVRGVAWAGDERVERVELSTDDGDSWHDAELFGPDYRGAWRLFRYDWEADPGEHRLLSRASDERGRTQPETIGTPEESFDALDDGRYPWNEGGYAANAFRPNGVTVEVTD; this comes from the coding sequence ATGAGCGACGCACGCGAGGGACGGCGCGAGGAGATCGAGGCGATACTCGACCGCAAACCCGGAACGAGCGAGACGCGCGACGAGACCGAGCGCTATACGGCCGTCGGGGCCGCGAGCCGCGCGACCTTCGGGAACTGGCTGACGCCCATCGAGGAGCATTTCGTGCTCCATCGTAACCCGATTCCCGACGGCGACGCCGACTCGTGGACGATAACGCTCGTCGACGACGGGGAAACCGAACTATCGCTCGCCGAACTCATCGAGGAGCTTCCGACCGTAGCGGTCGCCCACACGATGGAATGTGCTGGCAACGGGCGCGGCCAGCACGACCCCGAGACCGGAAACGTCCAGTGGGACTGCGAGGCCGCCGGCACCGCCCTCTGGACCGGCACGCCAGTGAGTTCGGTGCTGCGGGCGGCCGGCGTCGATGTCGATACTGACGAGGACCGGTGGCTCACCGCCATCGGTGCCGACAGCACCGACGAGGAGGCGTTCGCGCGGTCGATTCCCCTCTCGAAGGCGCTCGACGACTGCGTGCTCGCCCACGGCATGAACGGCCAGCCCCTCCCCGACGAACACGGCCATCCCGTTCGACTGGTCGTGCCGGGCTGGTACGGCGTCAACAGCGTCAAATGGCTGTCCGAACTCCGCGTGATGGATGGTATGGTTCGTGAGGGGTCGCTCGACAGGCCCGGTAGCCACGCGCGCTGGCAGCAAGACGAGTACCGCATCCACGCCGCCGGCGAGGAGCCAGCAGAGAACGAAACTGTCGAGACGACCGGGACGTGGGCACAGCTCGAAGCGGGCGGGACAGCGCCCTACACCTTCGACGAGACCGTGATGTCGCTCGTCGGTCGGCCGACGGGTGAGGACGCCCGCACGCAAGGGACCATCGAGGTCAGGGGCGTCGCGTGGGCGGGCGACGAGCGCGTCGAACGGGTCGAACTGTCGACGGACGACGGAGATTCGTGGCACGACGCGGAGCTGTTCGGTCCCGATTATCGGGGTGCGTGGCGGCTCTTTCGGTACGACTGGGAGGCCGACCCCGGCGAGCACCGGCTCCTCTCGCGGGCGAGCGACGAACGCGGGCGCACCCAACCCGAGACCATCGGTACGCCCGAGGAGAGCTTCGACGCGCTTGACGACGGTCGGTATCCGTGGAACGAGGGCGGCTACGCGGCGAACGCCTTCCGGCCGAACGGCGTCACCGTCGAGGTCACCGACTGA
- a CDS encoding YIP1 family protein, giving the protein MTQWVENPTGGRDRGPVALARAWFEALVRPRRFFATGVAPGDQAPGLAFVMTVVAIEEAARFALVPGAYPVLGGRPVASALLALLIAVGFVAPLALHLAAAIQTLALVPVASERAGVSETVQVIAYASAPCVLAGLPVPALRVACALYGWTLLVVGTSEVHGIGLGRAALAAAIPGLFVFGYAFRGVAAATALVA; this is encoded by the coding sequence GTGACGCAGTGGGTCGAGAACCCGACCGGCGGGCGCGACAGGGGGCCGGTAGCGCTCGCGCGCGCGTGGTTCGAAGCCTTGGTGCGCCCGCGCCGGTTTTTCGCCACGGGGGTCGCACCGGGCGACCAAGCGCCCGGGCTGGCGTTCGTGATGACCGTGGTCGCCATCGAGGAGGCGGCCCGGTTCGCGCTCGTGCCCGGCGCGTACCCGGTACTCGGCGGCCGACCGGTCGCCTCGGCGCTCCTCGCACTCCTCATCGCCGTCGGCTTCGTCGCGCCGCTCGCGCTCCATCTGGCGGCGGCCATCCAGACGCTTGCGCTCGTTCCCGTGGCCAGCGAGCGCGCCGGCGTCAGCGAAACAGTGCAGGTCATCGCCTACGCGAGCGCGCCGTGCGTGCTCGCCGGGCTGCCGGTTCCCGCGCTCAGAGTCGCTTGCGCGCTCTATGGATGGACGCTGCTCGTCGTCGGCACGAGCGAAGTTCACGGGATCGGTCTCGGGCGCGCGGCGCTCGCGGCGGCCATCCCCGGGCTGTTCGTCTTCGGCTACGCCTTCCGCGGCGTCGCGGCCGCCACCGCCCTCGTCGCGTAG
- a CDS encoding integral membrane transporter produces MVTIDQPSLLTAAYAAGVLMFFAPCSVGLLPAYLTYYFTHDAETDGGTATATSTSSGGFARQLLLANGVLLFLAGAIPLFYMATAGIRLLLPGYDLVVPLAKLGTGSYLPPVAAVFVGTGLSVAATGRRGARGLRVGGIATLGIVLLYLLVGGVVLVVGEWIRPYLASLELLVGPLLVALGIAYYSGISPLRAIELPERGEVSDSEFFTFGLLYGVGSLACNLPVFLGVVLSSFFTGTFLSGLAVFAAFAAGMGTLMIGLSVVAGLTEGSLSLGRYAAPIQTIGSAAFVLIGLYVTWFTLRSFGYL; encoded by the coding sequence ATGGTCACCATCGACCAGCCCTCGCTGCTGACAGCCGCCTACGCCGCGGGCGTGTTGATGTTCTTCGCACCGTGTAGCGTCGGCCTGCTCCCCGCATATCTGACCTACTACTTCACTCACGACGCCGAAACTGACGGCGGAACTGCCACCGCGACGAGCACCAGTTCGGGGGGTTTCGCGCGGCAGCTGCTGCTCGCAAACGGCGTCCTGCTCTTTCTCGCCGGGGCGATCCCCCTGTTCTATATGGCGACGGCGGGGATCCGTCTGCTGTTGCCTGGCTATGACCTCGTCGTCCCGCTCGCAAAACTCGGCACGGGAAGCTACCTCCCGCCCGTGGCGGCGGTGTTCGTCGGCACGGGACTGTCGGTCGCCGCCACCGGCCGGCGCGGGGCGCGGGGGCTTCGCGTCGGCGGTATCGCCACCCTCGGTATCGTTCTGCTCTACCTACTCGTCGGCGGCGTCGTGCTCGTCGTCGGCGAGTGGATACGACCGTACCTCGCCTCGCTCGAACTGCTCGTCGGCCCGTTGCTGGTGGCGCTCGGCATCGCCTACTACTCCGGTATCTCGCCGCTGCGCGCCATCGAACTCCCCGAGCGCGGCGAAGTCTCGGATTCGGAGTTCTTCACGTTCGGCTTGCTCTACGGCGTCGGCAGCCTCGCCTGTAATCTCCCGGTGTTTCTGGGCGTTGTGCTCTCGTCGTTTTTCACCGGCACGTTCCTCTCGGGACTGGCGGTCTTCGCCGCCTTCGCCGCCGGGATGGGCACGCTGATGATCGGGCTGAGCGTCGTCGCGGGTCTCACCGAAGGATCGCTCTCGCTCGGGCGCTACGCCGCGCCGATTCAAACGATTGGGAGCGCCGCGTTCGTTCTCATCGGGCTGTACGTGACGTGGTTCACGCTGCGCTCGTTCGGTTATCTATGA
- a CDS encoding DUF2270 domain-containing protein — MSGSDSFDPTDESARHIGRGMFEEEMGPGSSMAHLYRGEVHRMKFWRERLDRTTNWAVTVMAAILTWTFTGGHPHYILLVGLVMLTVFLVVEARRYRGYDLWRSRVRLLQENVFANALDPSREIGDPHWRRELSEDYRKPRIKISFEEALAHRLRRIYLPLMAVLLVAWFVRITAFMPGTDWPASAAIGAVPGLLVSAIVAVVFACAAAIAFRPRTWKANGELRLTDVDVWGDAEQ; from the coding sequence GTGAGCGGAAGCGACTCGTTCGACCCGACCGACGAATCCGCACGTCACATCGGCCGCGGGATGTTCGAAGAGGAGATGGGTCCCGGCTCGTCGATGGCCCACCTCTATCGTGGCGAGGTCCACCGGATGAAGTTCTGGCGCGAGCGCCTCGACCGCACCACCAACTGGGCGGTCACCGTCATGGCGGCCATCCTGACGTGGACCTTCACGGGCGGCCATCCCCACTACATCCTCCTCGTGGGGCTGGTGATGCTCACCGTCTTCCTCGTCGTCGAGGCCCGCCGATACCGGGGCTACGACCTCTGGCGCTCGCGCGTGCGCCTGCTGCAGGAGAACGTGTTTGCGAACGCGCTCGACCCCTCGCGGGAGATCGGCGACCCCCACTGGCGGCGCGAACTCAGCGAGGACTACCGCAAACCGAGAATCAAGATCTCCTTCGAGGAGGCGCTCGCCCACCGGCTGCGGCGCATCTATCTGCCCCTGATGGCCGTGCTGCTCGTCGCGTGGTTCGTCCGCATCACCGCGTTCATGCCGGGGACCGACTGGCCGGCGAGCGCCGCCATCGGGGCCGTCCCCGGACTCCTCGTCAGCGCGATCGTCGCCGTCGTTTTCGCCTGTGCGGCGGCGATCGCCTTCCGCCCGCGAACGTGGAAGGCGAACGGCGAACTCCGACTCACCGACGTCGACGTCTGGGGCGACGCCGAACAGTAA